In Kiritimatiellaceae bacterium, the genomic window TTGTTCGGGGATTGGAAATTGATGCGGCAGACAAAAAGCGCCTACTCGCCATGACTCCGGCAAGCTACATCGGTCTTGCCGTTCATATTGCGGAAGAACTCTGATGTCTCCGGTTTCTATTCACGGACTTTTGCCTGAAGAGCTTGAAGCCTTCTGCAAAGAGCAGGGGCAGCCTGTCTTTCGCGCAAAACAGATATGGGACTGGCTTTACGTCAAACGCGCCTCCTCGTCCGATGAAATGCAAAATCTGCCCGCGCCATTTCGGGCGCAACTTGCAGAAAAGTTCAACTTTCAATGTTTGGAGAAAATCGAAACCAGCGGTGCATCCGGTGAGACCCAAAAACTGCTTTTCAAACTTGCGGATAATGAGCTGATCGAAACCGTGATTATTCCCGCGCCACGCAGGCAGGCAAATACAGTCTGTCTTTCCAGTCAGGTCGGATGCCGCTTCGGCTGCGCCTTCTGCGCCAGCGGACAAAAAGGGATTATTCGGAATCTGACCGCTGGCGAGATTGTTGGCGAAGTGATGGCAGTGACGACGCTTCTCGGCGGGCGGCCCGACAATGTGGTTTTTATGGGAATTGGCGAACCGTTTGATAATTACGATGAGGTTATGAAAGCCATCCGCATTCTGAATCATCCAGATGGCCTTTGTATTGGCGCACGCCGCATCACCATCAGCACCTGCGGTGTGGTTTCCGGCATTCAGCGGCTGGCTGATGAAGGGTTGCAGGTGGAGCTTTCGGTTTCGTTGCATGCCCCGGAAAACGAACTTCGCTCAAAACTGATGCCGGTTAATGAAAGCTGGCCGCTTGATGAGCTGATTTCCGTGTGT contains:
- the rlmN gene encoding 23S rRNA (adenine(2503)-C(2))-methyltransferase RlmN, with protein sequence MSPVSIHGLLPEELEAFCKEQGQPVFRAKQIWDWLYVKRASSSDEMQNLPAPFRAQLAEKFNFQCLEKIETSGASGETQKLLFKLADNELIETVIIPAPRRQANTVCLSSQVGCRFGCAFCASGQKGIIRNLTAGEIVGEVMAVTTLLGGRPDNVVFMGIGEPFDNYDEVMKAIRILNHPDGLCIGARRITISTCGVVSGIQRLADEGLQVELSVSLHAPENELRSKLMPVNESWPLDELISVCADYTAKTNRIITFEYTLIKDLNDSPEQARSLVKLLKRFPCRVNLIPLSPVEEFDGERPDSETMKTFFQILENAGVNTTLRDSKGSALKAACGQLRARRA